A genomic segment from Propioniciclava sp. MC1595 encodes:
- a CDS encoding biotin/lipoyl-containing protein, with protein MKLKVTVNSIPYEIEVEVAEEEKPAVGSIVIGGAGGMNTPVAATASVQATSANAVTAPLSGSVSRILVDEGDEITAGQVLCVLEAMKMETEITAPADGVVARILVSKGESVAGGEALIELG; from the coding sequence ATGAAGCTGAAGGTGACCGTCAACAGCATCCCCTACGAGATCGAGGTCGAGGTCGCCGAGGAGGAGAAGCCCGCCGTCGGGTCGATCGTCATCGGTGGCGCCGGGGGCATGAACACCCCGGTCGCGGCCACGGCGTCCGTGCAGGCCACGTCGGCCAACGCGGTCACCGCGCCCCTGTCGGGCTCGGTGTCGCGCATCCTGGTCGACGAGGGCGACGAGATCACGGCCGGCCAGGTCCTCTGCGTCCTGGAGGCCATGAAGATGGAGACCGAGATCACCGCGCCGGCCGACGGCGTGGTGGCACGGATCCTCGTCTCCAAGGGCGAGTCCGTCGCCGGCGGCGAGGCCCTGATCGAACTGGGCTGA
- a CDS encoding DUF1295 domain-containing protein: protein MSPFPTSAFLASLPFVALGLAALILATWFAGRRLRRFAIIDVVWGLGFVVAAAIAFFASAGHGDDGRRLLLLALTTLWGLRLAGYLAWRQRGSAEDPRYVDLLERAPEGKGELHMLTKVYTFQLVVMFLVAMVQVVGMFATGPLTWVAWVGVAVWAVGMFFETVGDAELAAFKADPANRGRIMDRGVWVWTRHPNYFGDTAVWWGLFLVTASSWPGILTILSPLLMTWALAFRTGRPLTEQRMAGRPGWAEYAARTSSFLPRPPRRDAR, encoded by the coding sequence ATGTCCCCGTTCCCAACCTCGGCCTTCCTCGCCTCCCTGCCGTTCGTGGCCCTCGGTCTGGCCGCGCTCATCCTCGCCACGTGGTTCGCGGGCCGTAGGCTGCGGCGCTTCGCGATCATCGACGTCGTCTGGGGCCTGGGCTTCGTGGTGGCCGCCGCCATCGCGTTCTTCGCCTCGGCCGGGCACGGCGACGACGGGCGCCGCCTGCTGCTGCTCGCCCTCACCACGCTGTGGGGCCTCCGCCTGGCGGGTTACCTCGCGTGGCGACAGCGCGGCAGCGCGGAGGACCCGCGGTACGTCGACCTCCTGGAGCGGGCACCCGAGGGCAAGGGCGAACTGCACATGCTCACCAAGGTGTACACGTTCCAGCTCGTCGTCATGTTCCTCGTCGCGATGGTGCAGGTGGTGGGTATGTTCGCCACCGGTCCGCTCACCTGGGTCGCCTGGGTGGGGGTCGCGGTCTGGGCCGTGGGCATGTTCTTCGAGACGGTCGGCGACGCCGAGCTGGCCGCCTTCAAGGCCGACCCCGCCAACCGGGGCCGGATCATGGACCGCGGCGTCTGGGTCTGGACGCGGCACCCCAACTACTTCGGCGACACGGCCGTGTGGTGGGGGCTCTTCCTCGTCACCGCGAGCTCGTGGCCCGGCATCCTCACGATCCTGTCGCCGCTCCTGATGACGTGGGCGCTGGCCTTCCGCACCGGCCGGCCGCTCACCGAGCAGCGCATGGCCGGGCGGCCCGGCTGGGCCGAGTACGCGGCCCGCACCAGCAGCTTCCTCCCTCGGCCTCCCCGCAGGGACGCCCGATGA
- a CDS encoding AMP-binding protein → MDHGPRPPGPGRPRPHRARRSRVVGAFAEVRPTFMVVVPQLLSRIRQAARDRATQARIGPVFRGAEATAVAWGRHLEATQDDPALRPSRGLALRRALFDRLFYRRMRGLMGGRVEWLLSGAAPLDPTLAHFFRGIGIPVIEGYGLTETTAPATGLRPGDLRAGSVGPPIPGTTIRIAEDGEVLVRGVGVFTGYQDPGGDAEAFTDGFFRTGDLGSLDDAGRLTLHGRRKNLIITASGKNVAPEPWEAAVGRSPLVAHAVLVGEGRSHLTAALLLEPDAVRRWAQRSGHDDLAALLAQDPPADGLALAHPALLARLQRPVDRANAAVSRAEQVRRFVALLVDTSAGSPFITPTLKLRRDAFLSAASHHIEDLYRRSTP, encoded by the coding sequence GTGGACCATGGACCCCGGCCCCCGGGACCTGGCCGCCCTCGCCCACACCGGGCGCGACGTTCCCGGGTGGTCGGCGCGTTCGCCGAGGTGCGCCCCACCTTCATGGTGGTGGTCCCGCAACTGCTCTCCCGCATCCGCCAGGCGGCCCGCGACCGGGCCACCCAGGCCAGGATCGGCCCCGTCTTCCGGGGGGCGGAGGCCACGGCGGTCGCCTGGGGACGCCACCTCGAGGCAACGCAGGACGACCCGGCCCTCCGCCCGTCGCGCGGCCTGGCCCTGCGCCGGGCCCTGTTCGACCGGCTGTTCTACCGCAGGATGCGCGGCCTCATGGGCGGCCGCGTCGAGTGGCTGCTGTCGGGTGCGGCACCTCTGGACCCGACGCTGGCCCACTTCTTCCGCGGCATCGGGATCCCGGTCATCGAGGGCTACGGCCTGACCGAGACGACCGCGCCCGCGACCGGCCTGCGCCCGGGTGACCTGCGAGCCGGCAGCGTCGGCCCGCCCATCCCCGGCACGACGATCCGCATCGCCGAGGACGGCGAGGTGCTGGTGCGCGGCGTGGGCGTGTTCACCGGCTACCAAGACCCGGGCGGCGACGCCGAGGCCTTCACCGACGGCTTCTTCCGCACCGGCGACCTCGGCTCGCTCGACGACGCCGGCCGACTCACCCTGCACGGGAGGCGGAAGAACCTGATCATCACGGCGTCCGGCAAGAACGTCGCGCCCGAGCCCTGGGAGGCGGCCGTGGGCCGCTCACCCCTCGTCGCGCACGCGGTGCTGGTCGGCGAGGGGCGCAGCCACCTCACCGCCGCCCTCCTCCTCGAACCGGACGCCGTGCGGCGCTGGGCGCAGCGGTCCGGGCACGACGACCTGGCCGCCCTCCTCGCGCAGGACCCACCGGCCGACGGCCTCGCCCTCGCCCACCCCGCGCTGCTGGCCCGCCTCCAGCGCCCCGTGGACCGGGCGAACGCGGCCGTGTCCCGCGCCGAGCAGGTGCGCCGGTTCGTCGCCCTGCTCGTCGACACGTCGGCCGGCTCACCGTTCATCACCCCGACCCTCAAGCTGCGGCGGGACGCCTTCCTGTCCGCGGCGTCCCACCACATCGAGGACCTCTACCGAAGGAGCACACCATGA
- a CDS encoding aldo/keto reductase → MTDQPMIELNNGVRIPQLGFGTFRVDEAETQRVVEAALAAGYRHIDTAAGYCNEGGVGAALRASGLGRDEVFLTTKLRNGDQGHDGALRAFEDSRRALGVDVVDLYLIHWPVPTRWQAPETWRAFEELLERGVVRAIGVSNFMPHHLDALLEGARVVPAVNQFEVHPTHQQRAAQAASAAAGLVVEAYAPIGKGEDLAEEAVVAVAEAHGVSPAQAVIRWHLQQGRVVIPKSVTPERIAANADVFGFTLTDAEMDAITALERANRLYPDPDEFANTQFRS, encoded by the coding sequence ATGACCGACCAACCGATGATCGAGCTCAACAACGGCGTCCGCATCCCGCAGTTGGGGTTCGGCACGTTCCGCGTCGACGAGGCGGAGACCCAGCGGGTCGTCGAGGCCGCCCTGGCCGCCGGGTACCGGCACATCGACACCGCCGCCGGCTACTGCAACGAGGGCGGAGTGGGGGCCGCGCTCCGTGCGAGCGGTCTCGGGCGCGACGAGGTGTTCCTGACCACGAAGCTGCGCAACGGTGACCAGGGCCACGACGGCGCGCTGCGTGCGTTCGAGGACAGCCGCCGCGCCCTGGGCGTCGACGTCGTCGACCTCTACCTCATCCACTGGCCCGTGCCGACGCGGTGGCAGGCGCCGGAGACGTGGCGCGCCTTCGAGGAACTCCTGGAGCGCGGCGTCGTCCGCGCCATCGGCGTGAGCAACTTCATGCCCCACCACCTGGACGCCTTGCTCGAGGGTGCGCGGGTCGTGCCCGCCGTCAACCAGTTCGAGGTGCACCCCACCCACCAGCAGCGGGCCGCCCAGGCGGCCAGCGCCGCAGCGGGCCTCGTGGTCGAGGCCTACGCGCCCATCGGCAAGGGCGAGGACCTGGCCGAGGAGGCCGTCGTCGCCGTGGCGGAGGCCCACGGCGTCTCGCCGGCCCAGGCCGTCATCCGCTGGCACCTGCAGCAGGGCCGGGTCGTGATCCCGAAGTCGGTGACCCCCGAGCGGATCGCCGCCAACGCGGACGTGTTCGGCTTCACGCTGACGGACGCCGAGATGGACGCGATCACCGCGCTGGAGCGGGCCAACCGCCTCTACCCGGACCCGGACGAGTTCGCGAACACCCAGTTCAGGAGCTGA
- a CDS encoding DUF2177 family protein, translating into MSTTRRIAGSVAAAAVAFGALDAVWIRQVALPLYRAEVPHLMASSFDPVPALVFYPAFTCALVPRGPADRGPHPGRPAA; encoded by the coding sequence ATGAGCACCACCCGTCGCATCGCGGGGTCCGTCGCCGCGGCCGCGGTCGCGTTCGGCGCGCTGGACGCCGTCTGGATCAGGCAGGTCGCCCTGCCGCTCTACCGGGCGGAGGTGCCACACCTCATGGCGTCCTCGTTCGACCCCGTCCCGGCGCTGGTCTTCTACCCCGCGTTCACCTGCGCGCTGGTCCCTCGCGGTCCGGCCGACCGAGGACCGCACCCTGGGCGTCCGGCTGCGTGA
- a CDS encoding acyl-CoA carboxylase subunit beta, translated as MTKKTPSMGKQVEKLNEARVATRLGGGEARLQKQRDAGKLTARERVTALVDEGTFQEIGLFRRNRTTAFGMDAADMPADGVVTGTGAVFGRPIHVASQDFTVVGGSAGETHSLKVVQMMEAAMKCGTPFVFINDSGGARVQEGIDSLHGYGAVFYTNVELSGVVPQISIISGPCAGGAAYSPALTDFIIQTRKAHMFITGPSVIKQVTGEDVTQDVLGGADTHQAVSGVNHFVVDDDEQAILVAKKLLSFLPQNNTEDPPEVEPDRYVEHDESMYDLVPTDGNKGYDVRDVIGRIADHGDFLEVQAGYAKNIVIGFGRIVGKTVGFVANQPMAMAGVLDINASDKASAFIRFCNAFNIPLVTLVDVPGFLPGVAQEHGGIIRHGAKMLYAYAAATVPKVTVVLRKAYGGAYLAMCAKDMGADTVFAWPTAEIAVMGAEGAASVVFRREIEGAEDPAARRAELVQEYKDTYSTPFVAAARGLVDDVIDPADTRRYIAMQLEILVNKRELRPAKKHGLGPV; from the coding sequence ATGACCAAGAAGACGCCCTCCATGGGCAAGCAGGTCGAGAAGCTGAACGAGGCCCGGGTCGCCACCCGCCTCGGCGGCGGGGAGGCGCGCCTCCAGAAGCAGCGGGACGCCGGCAAGCTGACCGCGCGCGAGCGCGTCACCGCGCTGGTGGACGAGGGCACGTTCCAGGAGATCGGCCTGTTCCGCCGCAACCGCACCACCGCCTTCGGGATGGACGCCGCCGACATGCCCGCCGACGGTGTCGTGACCGGCACCGGCGCCGTGTTCGGCCGCCCGATCCACGTGGCCAGCCAGGACTTCACGGTCGTCGGCGGCTCGGCCGGTGAGACCCACAGCCTCAAGGTCGTGCAGATGATGGAGGCCGCCATGAAGTGCGGCACCCCCTTCGTCTTCATCAACGACTCCGGCGGCGCCCGCGTGCAGGAGGGCATCGACTCCCTGCACGGCTACGGCGCGGTGTTCTACACCAACGTCGAGCTCTCCGGCGTCGTGCCGCAGATCTCGATCATCTCCGGCCCCTGCGCCGGCGGCGCGGCCTACAGCCCGGCGCTGACCGACTTCATCATCCAGACCCGCAAGGCCCACATGTTCATCACGGGCCCGAGCGTGATCAAGCAGGTCACCGGCGAGGACGTCACCCAGGACGTCCTGGGCGGCGCCGACACCCACCAGGCCGTCTCGGGCGTCAACCACTTCGTGGTCGACGACGACGAGCAGGCGATCCTCGTGGCCAAGAAGCTGCTCAGCTTCCTGCCGCAGAACAACACCGAGGACCCGCCCGAGGTGGAGCCCGACCGCTACGTCGAGCACGACGAGTCGATGTACGACCTGGTCCCCACCGACGGCAACAAGGGCTACGACGTCCGCGACGTCATCGGGCGCATCGCCGACCACGGCGACTTCCTCGAGGTCCAGGCCGGCTATGCCAAGAACATCGTGATCGGCTTCGGCCGCATCGTGGGCAAGACGGTCGGCTTCGTCGCCAACCAGCCGATGGCGATGGCCGGCGTCCTCGACATCAACGCCTCCGACAAGGCCAGCGCGTTCATCCGGTTCTGCAACGCGTTCAACATCCCGCTGGTCACGCTGGTCGACGTACCGGGCTTCCTGCCGGGTGTCGCCCAAGAACACGGCGGCATCATCCGCCACGGCGCGAAGATGCTGTACGCCTACGCCGCGGCCACGGTGCCGAAGGTCACGGTCGTGCTGCGCAAGGCGTACGGCGGCGCGTACCTCGCCATGTGCGCCAAGGACATGGGGGCCGACACGGTGTTCGCCTGGCCGACCGCCGAGATCGCGGTCATGGGGGCCGAGGGTGCGGCGTCCGTGGTCTTCCGCAGGGAGATCGAGGGTGCCGAGGACCCCGCCGCCCGCCGCGCAGAGCTCGTCCAGGAGTACAAGGACACCTACAGCACGCCCTTCGTGGCGGCCGCCCGTGGGCTCGTGGACGACGTCATCGACCCGGCCGACACCCGCCGCTACATCGCGATGCAGCTGGAGATCCTGGTCAACAAGCGCGAGCTGCGGCCCGCCAAGAAGCACGGCCTCGGGCCGGTCTGA
- a CDS encoding chorismate-binding protein, which yields MTSARFDDLRPDRRRSFRLSGFVEEFAARTPAEVRGVLERAADAVGCGRWVAGWVSYEAAPAFDASMVVRDATGTPFEDLPLAWFAVFERREHAEAPTGDAQPGVWTPTIDSARHAADVATIRARIAAGETYQVNHTFRQSAPFDGDPADLYGRLARAQSGGYGALLETGRWAVASASPELFLEWSGGVLTSRPMKGTAPRGIDEAEDAERRAALLASPKECAENLMIVDMVRNDMGRVAVPGTVGVPALFEAERYDTVWQLTSTVSARTRPGTTLLDVFGALFPCASITGAPRSSTMRIIAELETTPRGVYCGAIGFGGPGPDGPAWAFNVGIRTVLVDRTAGTAWYGTGGGITYDSTAAGEFAEAVLKAEVLHREPVDFSLIETMRWVPGAGIALLERHLARLAASARRFAIPCDEDAVRTAVAAAVSGRRGPTRVRLLLDRAGTPTVTVADAPARPVAPLAVVIDTEPVDSRDLFARHKTTRRGVYEAAAARHPGVKDVVLANERGEVTETTIASIAARLGGRWVTPPVSSGCLPGVARAEALASGRLVEGVLSPADLRAAEGLVRLNAVRGWEELSLLE from the coding sequence GTGACCAGCGCCCGCTTCGACGACTTGCGCCCGGACCGGCGCAGGTCGTTCCGGCTGTCGGGGTTCGTGGAGGAGTTCGCCGCCCGGACGCCGGCCGAGGTGCGCGGCGTCCTCGAACGGGCCGCGGACGCCGTGGGCTGCGGTCGCTGGGTGGCCGGGTGGGTCTCGTACGAGGCCGCCCCGGCGTTCGACGCGTCGATGGTGGTGCGCGACGCCACCGGCACGCCGTTCGAGGACCTGCCGTTGGCCTGGTTCGCCGTGTTCGAGCGGCGGGAGCATGCGGAGGCCCCCACGGGAGACGCGCAGCCCGGGGTGTGGACGCCCACCATCGACTCCGCCCGACACGCCGCCGACGTCGCCACCATCCGCGCCCGCATCGCCGCCGGCGAGACCTACCAGGTCAACCACACCTTCCGGCAGTCGGCCCCCTTCGACGGGGACCCGGCCGACCTCTACGGACGCCTCGCGCGCGCCCAGAGCGGGGGCTACGGCGCCCTGCTCGAGACGGGCCGGTGGGCGGTGGCGTCCGCCTCCCCGGAGCTGTTCCTCGAGTGGTCCGGGGGCGTGCTGACCAGTCGGCCGATGAAGGGCACCGCCCCGCGAGGGATCGACGAGGCCGAGGACGCCGAGCGCCGCGCCGCCCTCCTCGCCAGCCCCAAGGAATGCGCCGAGAACCTGATGATCGTGGACATGGTGCGCAACGACATGGGCCGGGTGGCGGTGCCGGGGACCGTGGGCGTCCCGGCCCTGTTCGAGGCCGAGCGCTACGACACGGTCTGGCAGCTCACCTCCACCGTCAGCGCCCGCACCCGGCCCGGGACCACGCTGCTCGACGTGTTCGGTGCGCTGTTCCCGTGCGCGTCGATCACCGGCGCGCCGCGCAGTTCGACCATGCGGATCATCGCCGAGCTCGAGACCACCCCGCGCGGCGTCTACTGCGGCGCGATCGGCTTCGGCGGCCCGGGACCCGACGGCCCCGCCTGGGCGTTCAACGTGGGCATCCGGACGGTGCTCGTCGACCGGACCGCCGGCACCGCCTGGTACGGCACCGGTGGGGGCATCACGTACGACTCCACCGCCGCCGGCGAGTTCGCCGAGGCCGTGCTCAAGGCCGAGGTGCTGCACCGCGAACCGGTCGACTTCTCCCTCATCGAGACGATGCGGTGGGTGCCCGGTGCGGGGATCGCGCTGCTCGAGCGTCACCTGGCCCGGCTGGCGGCCTCCGCGCGCCGGTTCGCGATCCCGTGCGACGAGGACGCCGTGCGCACGGCCGTCGCCGCCGCGGTGTCCGGGCGGCGTGGGCCGACCCGGGTGCGCCTCCTGCTCGACCGGGCGGGGACGCCCACCGTCACGGTGGCCGATGCCCCGGCCCGGCCGGTCGCGCCCTTGGCCGTGGTCATCGACACCGAACCCGTCGACAGCCGCGACCTCTTCGCCCGGCACAAGACGACGCGGCGTGGGGTGTACGAGGCGGCGGCCGCCCGCCACCCCGGCGTCAAGGACGTGGTGCTGGCGAACGAGCGCGGCGAGGTCACCGAGACCACGATCGCCTCCATCGCGGCCCGGCTGGGCGGGCGCTGGGTGACGCCGCCGGTGTCGTCGGGGTGCCTGCCGGGGGTCGCGCGGGCCGAGGCGTTGGCGTCCGGACGCCTGGTGGAGGGCGTGCTCAGCCCGGCCGACCTGCGGGCGGCCGAGGGGCTGGTGCGGCTCAACGCGGTCCGGGGCTGGGAGGAGTTGTCCCTCCTGGAGTGA
- a CDS encoding DUF2177 family protein, protein MRDGAVLGGIGYATWSLTGKAILERMTWPVALADIGWGLFVGAAMAGAAHLVLRSRWANRSSR, encoded by the coding sequence CTGCGTGACGGCGCCGTCCTCGGCGGCATCGGCTACGCGACCTGGAGCCTCACGGGCAAGGCCATCCTCGAGCGGATGACCTGGCCCGTCGCCCTGGCCGACATCGGCTGGGGTCTGTTCGTGGGCGCGGCGATGGCCGGCGCCGCCCACCTCGTGCTCAGGTCGAGGTGGGCGAACCGCTCGTCACGCTGA
- a CDS encoding SDR family NAD(P)-dependent oxidoreductase — MTLTAVVTGASSGIGAATARALAEAGYRVVCAARRTDRIEPLAAEIGGVAVACDITDPAQVDALAAAVGDRLDLLVNNAGGAVGTETLAEADFDAWVTMFETNVLGAGRVTKALLPALRAAEGTVVFVTSTAAEAAYEGGSGYNAAKAGERMLAGALRLELNGEPVRVCEVAPGLVHTEEFSLVRFHGDQAKADAVYAGVPDPLVAEDVAEVITWVATRPPHVNIDRLVVRPRAQAANHKLFRG; from the coding sequence ATGACCCTCACCGCTGTCGTCACCGGAGCCTCCAGCGGGATCGGCGCCGCCACCGCGCGCGCCCTCGCCGAGGCCGGCTACCGCGTCGTCTGCGCCGCCCGCCGCACCGACCGCATCGAGCCCCTGGCCGCCGAGATCGGCGGCGTCGCCGTCGCGTGCGACATCACCGACCCTGCGCAGGTGGACGCCCTCGCCGCGGCCGTCGGCGACCGGCTCGACCTGCTGGTCAACAACGCCGGCGGCGCGGTCGGCACCGAGACGCTCGCCGAGGCCGACTTCGACGCGTGGGTCACGATGTTCGAGACCAACGTGCTGGGCGCCGGACGCGTCACCAAGGCCCTCCTCCCCGCCCTGCGCGCCGCCGAGGGCACGGTCGTCTTCGTCACCTCGACCGCCGCGGAGGCGGCCTACGAGGGCGGTTCGGGCTACAACGCGGCCAAGGCCGGCGAGCGCATGCTGGCCGGCGCCCTGCGCCTCGAGCTGAACGGCGAGCCCGTGCGCGTGTGCGAGGTCGCCCCCGGCCTCGTGCACACCGAGGAGTTCTCGCTCGTACGCTTCCACGGCGACCAGGCCAAGGCCGACGCGGTCTACGCGGGCGTGCCCGACCCGCTCGTCGCCGAGGACGTCGCCGAGGTGATCACGTGGGTCGCCACCCGGCCGCCGCACGTGAACATCGACCGCCTCGTCGTGCGCCCGCGCGCGCAGGCCGCCAACCACAAGCTGTTCCGCGGCTGA
- a CDS encoding MFS transporter yields the protein MGPRGSIWQVPGMLALAWVSLTGFSGYAALLPVAPLWVVRGGADAAGAGLVNFVLLVATVLTQFGTPGLVRRIGWGHTLAASMVLLGVPALLHGLTADLFPVLALSAVRGVGFGLLTVAISAAAVLLVTPDRRGAAVGAYSLAISLPLVALMPAGVWVAEAWGFWPVFAVSGLSLLGVPACYAVAQHLPHRSMHDPAHPAPAPGTRLTRAALLGLAAPTTMLLAITLAGGALITFAPQVVAAGWLATVGLLALSVTSALTRWRIGAVADRVGSGRLLWPFVVVAVVGLAAVAWLVRAPVTPAQLVPWVLACALVGAGYGGLQNLTMLRAFEAAGPGSVGAASAVWNAGFDAGTAIGSATVGAVAVASGFGVGMGLTAALCLLTLPLALGALRRR from the coding sequence ATGGGTCCACGCGGCAGCATCTGGCAGGTGCCGGGCATGCTCGCCCTGGCGTGGGTCTCGCTCACGGGCTTCAGCGGGTACGCGGCCCTGCTGCCGGTGGCGCCGCTGTGGGTCGTCCGTGGCGGGGCGGACGCCGCGGGCGCCGGCCTGGTGAACTTCGTCCTGCTCGTGGCGACGGTCCTCACCCAGTTCGGGACGCCGGGGCTGGTCCGGCGGATCGGCTGGGGACACACGCTCGCGGCGTCCATGGTGCTGCTCGGCGTGCCCGCCCTGCTGCACGGCCTGACCGCCGACCTGTTCCCGGTGCTGGCGCTCTCGGCCGTCCGCGGGGTCGGGTTCGGGCTGCTGACGGTGGCGATCAGCGCGGCCGCGGTGCTGCTGGTCACCCCGGACCGGCGCGGCGCCGCGGTGGGCGCCTACTCGCTCGCGATCTCGCTGCCGCTGGTCGCCCTCATGCCCGCCGGGGTGTGGGTGGCCGAGGCGTGGGGGTTCTGGCCGGTCTTCGCGGTCAGCGGTCTGTCGCTGCTGGGGGTGCCGGCCTGCTACGCGGTCGCCCAGCACCTGCCCCACCGCAGCATGCATGACCCGGCGCACCCGGCCCCCGCGCCCGGGACCCGGCTCACCCGGGCCGCCCTGCTGGGGCTCGCCGCGCCCACGACGATGCTGCTCGCGATCACGCTCGCCGGAGGCGCCCTGATCACGTTCGCCCCGCAGGTGGTGGCCGCGGGCTGGCTGGCCACGGTCGGGCTGCTCGCCCTCAGCGTGACCTCGGCCCTCACCCGGTGGCGGATCGGGGCGGTCGCCGACCGCGTCGGTTCGGGGCGGCTCCTCTGGCCGTTCGTGGTGGTCGCGGTCGTCGGCCTGGCCGCGGTCGCGTGGCTCGTGCGCGCGCCGGTCACCCCGGCCCAGCTCGTGCCGTGGGTGCTCGCGTGCGCGCTGGTCGGGGCCGGGTACGGCGGGCTGCAGAACCTCACCATGCTGCGCGCCTTCGAGGCCGCCGGGCCGGGATCGGTGGGCGCCGCCAGCGCGGTCTGGAACGCCGGCTTCGACGCGGGAACCGCCATCGGCTCTGCCACCGTCGGGGCCGTGGCGGTGGCGTCCGGGTTCGGGGTCGGGATGGGGCTCACCGCTGCCCTCTGCCTGCTGACCCTGCCCCTGGCGCTGGGGGCCCTGCGCCGTCGCTAG
- a CDS encoding tryptophan-rich sensory protein: MDRDLLRRLWVTASAVLCLYGTLLGFGILGTPVEDSSSGALSADATLLAPAGPAFAIWSLIYLGLGAYTVWQWLPAQRTSARARSTGWLAGASMLLNAAWILVTQAGLIWTSVAVILVLALVLGVLVARFSALDAGTRTEQVVVDGTFGAYLGWVTVASCANVAAAGAASGWTVGPLADQFLAAAVLAVAACMGVVYARRLGGRLAIALALGWGLAWIAFARLADVPHSPLVGGAALVAAVVVLVPSLLARRATPVAATA; encoded by the coding sequence ATGGACCGCGACCTGCTCCGCCGGCTCTGGGTGACGGCCTCGGCCGTGCTGTGCCTCTACGGGACCCTGCTGGGCTTCGGCATCCTGGGCACGCCGGTCGAGGACTCCTCCTCGGGCGCGCTCTCCGCCGACGCCACCCTCCTCGCCCCCGCCGGCCCCGCCTTCGCGATCTGGTCGCTCATCTACCTCGGCCTGGGTGCCTACACGGTCTGGCAGTGGCTCCCCGCCCAACGGACCAGCGCCCGCGCCCGCTCGACCGGCTGGCTGGCCGGCGCCTCCATGCTACTGAACGCGGCCTGGATCCTGGTCACCCAGGCCGGGCTGATCTGGACCAGCGTCGCCGTGATCCTCGTCCTCGCCCTCGTGCTGGGGGTGCTCGTGGCGCGCTTCTCTGCCCTCGACGCCGGCACGCGCACCGAGCAGGTGGTCGTCGACGGCACGTTCGGGGCCTATCTCGGCTGGGTCACCGTCGCCAGCTGCGCCAACGTCGCAGCGGCCGGGGCGGCGTCCGGCTGGACCGTCGGCCCACTCGCCGACCAGTTCCTCGCCGCGGCGGTGCTCGCCGTGGCCGCCTGCATGGGCGTCGTCTACGCCCGACGCCTGGGTGGCCGCCTCGCGATCGCCCTGGCCCTCGGCTGGGGCCTGGCCTGGATCGCCTTCGCGCGCCTGGCCGACGTGCCGCACTCACCGCTGGTCGGCGGCGCCGCCCTCGTCGCAGCGGTCGTGGTGCTCGTCCCCTCCCTGCTCGCGCGCCGCGCCACCCCGGTCGCCGCGACCGCCTGA